In the Rhodospirillaceae bacterium genome, CCGATACGATCGACGGCATCGAAGGAAATTCAAAAGGCGTTATGCACTTTGTCGGTGCGAAGTTGGAAATCGAAATTGAAACCGATGAATCGCCAGAGAAACTGAAACGACTTGCCGCGTTGTCGGAAGACCGTTGCCCGGTTGGCCGATTGTTTGCGGATGCCGGGTTTGAGCCTGAGTGCATTTGGACAGCCATACCGATGCCTGCATAACCCCACCAACCCGCCACCCAAAAAACCATCCCACATCCTTTCATAACGTAAATGAAGGATGATAGGATGGGGCCTATGTTAAGGGTTTTATTGATTGTATTTGGCTTAGGGGCAGCGCTGCCTGTTTTGGCAGAGCCAATACCCGTGGCTACCTACGAACAGGGTATGACGGCGCTTGAGTCAAAGGACTATCCGTCTGCCCTCCGCATCTTCCGCAAGGTGGCCGCGACGAAGGAAGTTAAGCAGAAGTATCGCCATGCGTTTTATCGGCTGGGGATGATGTATTTGAAGGGCGTAGGAGTAAAGAAGGATGAGCGGGAGGCGTATCGGCTTTTAGAAGCTGCCCAGCCGCTTGATGAAGAAACCAAGACTCATGGTCCCGCTGATGCTTGGTACCAAGTTGCTGTCATGGATCGCGATGGTATTGGGACAAATAAGGAGATTTCTACGGCATCAATTGGTTTAGCCCGCGCCGTGGCCCTGGGTCACAAAAAGGCTGCATTTGAAGCGGCGATGCTAGCGCTTTATGATAATTCCCACCTTCCCAATTCCATGCAAAGACATGATCGAATTTACGCACTCAGGATGCTTTTTATCGCGCGAATGGATAACGACGTGCGCGCACTTCCCGTATTGGTTCGCCACTGTAAGCGATTAAATGCAGAGGAAATTGCAACGGCACGGGAAGACGCGCAAGCATATTTTAAAAAGGATGTTCGACCTAAGCTTGTTTGTTAACTACCTTCGGTTGTTGGTTAGTTTCGTCGCGTTTTGAAGCGCACGCTTAACAAGGCTCTCATACGTTGCCTTGCCCACACCCTCAGTGGTATCAGGACTTTCCCCGCCCTTCTGGCGAGCGATAAACTGTTTTGCTAAATTCTCGAGGATTTTCTCAGACTCTTGACCAAATGATTTCTTAGCTCGTTTTTTAAGCCCCTCCGGCAACTTATCCCTCAGCACCTTTGGCGTCAGCTTCGCGGCGATATCGGTGAGGCCTTCGGCAGCTTTTTTCTTGGCCACGTTGCCGATGGGTTTAAGAGGGTTGGCGATGGCAGCTGCCGCTTTGGCGGCTTTTTCTTTAGCCCTCAGCGCCGTGTTTACACCGAGGGTAGCTTGTTCTCGGGCGCTTAGATTTTTGCCTGTTGCCGCTTTAGTGGCAATTTTCGCTGCGCTGAGCTTGGCCTGTTTTGCTGCGAACTTCGTGAAAAAGCTGCGTCCGCCGCTGAAGGTGCCTTCGATGATGTTGGTGAGCAGGGTTTCGTCTTTGGCTTTGAGTTGTTTCTCGACATTGCGGACGATTTGGACAATTTCAGATTCTTCGAACCCGGCACTGCGTGCATTCAGGGTAGCGGCGAGCTTGGCGACGTCGGCGGGGAAGTCTTTGATGTCACCGGACTTCAGGTATTTTTTATAGCCGTCAATCGTATGGCCCAACTTGTTCCCGCTGTCGATATCGCGGAACAGCGAGGAGATTTGGCGCTGTATGCGGATCTGGCCGGATTTAGGCAGCTTCCCCGCACCCAGGATATTGCTGCTTAAGGTGTTGAGCGTGGCAGCAGAGCGTTTCAGCGCATCCGACGGCGCATTGATGACCAGAGCCACGGTGCCAAGGGACCCACGCGCCGCAGCCTTGCCGCTCTCGATGGCGGTGTTCTTGAGTATTCCAGATCGATCCCGCAAGCGTTGGTTTGCGGGGTTAGGCGCGTCAGGTGCCCGGCGGGCAGCCGCGCGCGTTGCTTCGTGGAGCAGCATTTTTTGTTTCGCGGTGAAGCCCTCAATCGTTTTGGCTTTGTCGTTTGTTGGGAGGTTCATAACCCGTTGACGAATTTGTTCGCCGGTTTCCAGTGGGGTTTTCTTTGGAGGCTTGATGGGGCTGTAGCCGTTAAAGTTATCTTGGATTTGGCTTTGGCGCTGTTCAGTGCTGGGCTTTTGACTAGGTTTTGTCACGGGAGCAGGAGTGACTTTCGGCTTGGCTAGCGAGGGTTGGTCGCTGGATTTGGGAACTGTGATCGGGGCAGGTTCTACTACGGGTTCGGGGGTCAGGGTTTGTTCGGGGGCCGGGACCTGTTTCGGTGCCAAGGCCCGTCTGTGTGCTTTTGGGTTATGGACGAACAGCGACATCGCTGACTC is a window encoding:
- a CDS encoding sel1 repeat family protein; this translates as MLRVLLIVFGLGAALPVLAEPIPVATYEQGMTALESKDYPSALRIFRKVAATKEVKQKYRHAFYRLGMMYLKGVGVKKDEREAYRLLEAAQPLDEETKTHGPADAWYQVAVMDRDGIGTNKEISTASIGLARAVALGHKKAAFEAAMLALYDNSHLPNSMQRHDRIYALRMLFIARMDNDVRALPVLVRHCKRLNAEEIATAREDAQAYFKKDVRPKLVC